GGGTGACGAGCTCCTCGGCGAGGAGCAGATCATCCTCCTGGAACGGCGTCTGCTCCTCGGAGCGGAAGAACAGCGCCAGTCCCAGCACGCAGCGCCGCGCACGGATGGGGACGACCATCAAAGAGTGGACCCCGGTGTCACGGACCTTCTGCGCCCGCACCGGGTCGTGGTCGACCCATGGGCCAGCGGTGTCCAGCACGGCTTCCAGGTGAGCGCCGCCCGTGCGCAGGGCGTTGGCGAAGGACGAGGCGGGGTGGACGTGGACCACCTCTTCGCGCACCCACGGCAACTCCGGGACATCTGGGTCGATGGTGGCCAGGCCGGCACGGCGCAGCAGAGGGAGGCGGCCGCTCGTCGTGCCGATCCGCCCCGAGGGCTCCACCCCGAACGGAACCGACTCCACCAGGTCGACGAGGGCGTGGTCGGCCAGCAGGGGCACGGCGAGGGCGGCCAGTTCCTGCCCGGTCTGCACGACGTCGAGGGTGCTGCCGATGCGCGTGCGGGCTTCGCTGAGGATGGCAAGGCGCTCACGCGCCCGCCGATTGCCGGTGACATCCACGCTCAGGGAGCACACCGCCAGTGTCTCGCCGTCGGCGTCCTGGAGGCAGAAGAACGAGGCCGAGAACACGTGCGCCCGGCCACGGCCCGCCGGTGGCCACGCCCGGTACTCGTGGACCTTGGTGGTGCCGCTCTCCAGCACCTGCTGCATCACTGCCTCGAGTGCTTCGGCCTCGAAGCCTGGGAACAGATCTTTCAGGTGGCGTCCGAACCATCGGTCACGAGGAACGCCAACGTGGTGCTCCATGACGTCGTTCACCAAGGTGCAGTGCAGTTGCAGGTCATGAACGAGGATGCCGATTGGTGCGCGGGCGAGGAGCGACTCCCGCACCGGTCCGTTGGTCGCCTCCGAGGACAGGGTGCCGATGTCGGTCACGGATACCAGCCACTGGGTGCTGGCGTCCTGTCCCCAAAGCAACGAGAGCCGCAGAGTCATTTTGAGCGTGTGGCCGACGCGGTGGCGGACCGCCACGGTGCCGGACCAGCCACCCTGGGCACGACACTGCTCGGCGTGCGACGCAGCCCTCAGGGCCTCCTCGGGAGGCGGCAGCACGTGTGCGGCGAACCGGCCTACCACCTCCCGGGCCGTGTACCCGACCAGCTGCCGGGCGGCATGCGTCCACCCGACCACCGTCCCCTCCGCATCGAGCATGGCTATTGCCGCATCGGGTATCTCTCGGGGGCTCACCGGCTCGGCGAGTGGCGTGTGGTCGGTGTTCGTCATCCGGCTCTTTCCATCGGTGCGGAGGTGTGAGACAGCGTCGACATGTAACTTTCGTCGGCTTTGTCCACTTCTGATTGAAGTGTCAGATGCGATCGCTTCATCGTCAAGTAAAAAATGATGGATTCATCAGAATTGTTGCTCTCATTGATGGGCGTGCCGATGCCCGCCACGCAGGAACCGATTCGAACCCCGTCGTGCCCCAGACCCGCCAGGCACTCGTCCGCGCCGGGCGGCAGGTCCTGGCCGAGTCTGGCGGCAGCAAGGCCAGCGTCCATGCCGTCGCGGAGCGTGCGGACGGGGGCCTCCGCTCCGTCTACAACCACTTCACGGGCAAGTCGGGCCTATTCGACGCGGCCGTGGACGATGCACTGAAGGAGTAGGCCCAAGCCGTCGACGAACGCCTGCACGGCGTGGACGATCCGCCGAGCACCTGGCTGAGGGCGTTGGCGTGCGGCTCAGCGCGTGCAGGCTCGGCGGGTGAAGCGCGACGTGGAGGACGGCATGGCCGCAGGCCGGTTCGCCGTGGTCGACCCGGTGATCGCCCTGACCGTGCTGAACGGCAGCCTGCTGGTGCTCCTGGAGCTGTGGTGCAACCAGCCCGAGGCCGACAGCGACCAGGCCGCAGGCACGATGGCCGAGATGGTCCTGCACATGCTCGGTCTCTCCCCGGATGAGGCCCGTGACCTCGCCGGGCGGCCCCTCCCGCTGCAGCGTGAAGAGGATCCTGTCGCGCACGGGCCCACTGGCGCCGACTGCGCACCGATTCCCACGGCCTGCGTAATGTCCGGGGTGGCTGGTCTCTTTTGCCGCTGTCGCCGCCCACAGCCTCAGAGTTGGATGGGCAGGTGGCGGGGTCCGCGGAGCATGGCGTTCTGCCGGTAGGGCGGCGGGTCCTGGACCAGGCGTGCCGTGCCGAGGTGGGGGAGCAGTGCGCCCAGTGCGGCTTGGGCTTCGATGCGGGCGAGGGGTGCGCCGTAGCAGACGTGGATGCCGCTGCCGAAGCCGAGGTGCTCGTTGTCGGGGCGGGTGGGGTCGAACCGCTCGGGGTCGTGGAACCGCCTGGGGTCGCGGTTGCCCGAGGCCAGCACCAGAACGACGGGGGTGCCTTGGGCGATCGGGGTACCGGCGACGTCGATGTCGGCGAGCGGGATGCGCTCACGGATGTGGACCGGAGGTTCGTAGCGCAGCAGTTCCTCCACCGCTCGCGGCAGCAGGTCGGGGTCACGGCGCAGTTGGTCCAGGTGCTCGGGTTGGCGCAGCAGGGTGAGCACCCCGTTGGTGATCAGGTTGACCGTGGTCTCGTGTCCCGCGATGAGGAGCAGCACGGCGGTTTCCGCGAGTTCCTCCTGGGTGAGCCGCAGGGCCGGGTCCGGTTCGTTGATGAAGGCGGAGAGCATGTCGTCGCTCGGCTTGCCACGGCGCTGTTCGGCGAGATTGACCAGGTACCCGCCCATCTCGATGCGCGCCTGGTCGCCCGCCTTGTCGGTCTCGGTGGTGTCCTGTTCGGGCCTGACGTCGGCGGCTGCGACCAGGGCGTCGGACCAGGCCCGGAACAGCGGCTCGTCCTCGTGCGGTACGCCGAGCAGGCGGCAGATCACCGTGACGGGCAGCGGGTAGGCGAAATCGTCGACGACGTCGATCTGCCGGCCCGCCTCGAAGGACTCCATCAGTTCCTTGGTGATCCGGTCGATCTCGCCGCGCATGGCATCGACCCGGCCCGGGTTGTGCGGCGGGCCGAAGGGCCGCATGGCGAGGGTGCGCAGCCTGTGGTGCTCCGGGTCGTCGAGCCGCAGGAACGGCGGCTTGTGTGTCACTTCGCCACGGCTGCGGGGGTCGGCACTCATCCGCGGGTCGTGGAGCAGAGAGGCGATCTCGTGGTAGGTGCCGACCAGGTAGCTGCCGTCTGCCTGCTGCACCACGGGACCGGCCTCGCGGAGTTCCGCGTAGAGCGGGTAGGGGTTGGGGCGACTGGCGTAGTCGGTGATCCGTGCCAGCAAGGTCTCGGAGGGCATCGTGGCTCCTCGTGGTTGGGCGGGACGGGGGTCAGCGGGTGGGCTGCACCACCGTCAGCCGGCGGTCGGGCAGGTATCCGGTGAGCGCCACGGTGGGGCCGTGCGACAGCCCACTCGGATCCGGCACGTCCGACGGAACCGCGATGTCGGCCGCGATCGCGCGGTCCGCCGCGCCGGGTGGGGGCGGGAACGGCGCGGCCGTCTCGATCAGGTGCCGGTAGTAGTCCAGTGACTTGGCCATGTCGACGGTGACGGCGGCGGTGACCCGCCCCTGGTAGCCGTAGACCATGGCCAGGCGGCGCGCCTCCAGAGAGCCCTGGGCGATGACCACGTGGTCGGAGTAGGTGGGCACGCCCACAGATTTGATGTTGAGTCCGAACTGGGTCGACCAGAACGTCGGGATGGCCAGGTGCGGGCGCCGCAACGGCCCCGGACTGACCATGTTGTGGGCCGCCACCTCGGCCTGCTCGACCGCGTTGCCCCAGTGCTCCAGGGAGAGCATCTGGTAGCCGAACAGCGGGTGCGGGAAGCGGGAGACGTCACCGGCCGCGAAGACGTCGTCGGTGACGATCCCGTACATGTCGAAGGCCCGGCAGCCGGCGTCGCAGGCGATCCCGCGCGGGCCCGCCGCCAGCCCGGACTCCGCCAGCCACTCGACGTTGCGGATCGCGCCCAGCGCCACGACGCACACGTCGGCCTCGACGCGGCTGCCGTCGGACAGGTCGGCGCCGGTGAAGCTGCCGTTCCCGCGCAGGGCGGTGACCGTCACCCCGGTGCGCAGGTCGACGCCGTGGTTGCGTTGCATGGCGGCCGCGAGTTTCCCGAGGGTGCCACCCAGCGCGCCCACCAGGGGCGCGGGGCCGCGTTCGGCGACCGTGACCTCCAGCCCCCGTTCCCGGCAGGCGGAGGCGATCTCCGAGCCGGTGAAGCCGCCGCCGATCACCAGCACCCGCTCCGGCCCGGCGGCCAGCCGCTCGGCCAGCGCTGCGCCGTCCTCGCAGGTGCGCAGGGTGAATACCCCGTCCAGGGCGCCCTCGTCCTGGTTGGGCCAGGGCCGCGCGCGGGTCCCGGTGGTGATCAGCAGCCGGTCGTACGGCAGCGACTCGCCGTCATCCAGCAGCACCTGTTTCGCGAGTGGGTCCACGCCGGTGGCGCGTACGCCCAGCCTCCACTCGGCGTCCGGGTCCCGGCGCATCGGCAGCCCGGTGGTGTCCGCCGTCGCCTGCCCGAGCAGCACCTGCTTGGACAGGGGTGGCCGGTCATAAGGCGGGTGGGGCTCGTCCCCGACCACGGTCAGCGAGCCGGTGAAACCCTCCTCGCGCAGCGCCTCCGCGGCCCTGAGCCCGGCCAGCGAGGCTCCGACGATGACGATGCGGCCGTCCTCGAGGTCACCGGGCACCGCTGCTCACCTCTTCCCCGAGGAGGATCGCCTGCACCGGGCACGCCGCCGCGGCCTGGCGCACGCGCTCGACCTGGTCGTCGGGGACGGCCGTGGCGTACAGCAGCCCCTCCTCGCCATGCAGCTCGAATACGTCCGGCGCGAGAAAGACGCACTGTGCGTAGCCCTGGCAGCGCGTGAGGTCCACAACGGTCTGCATCCCCACCACTCCCTCCGTTGTCTCACCCCTCTTTTCCAGCATGGGGCCAGACCCGGGGGCCCGCATGCCACGGCTGCGGAGACGGAAATCCCGGGCAGCTCGCCCCTCGAGGGCGAGGGCTCAGCCCTGGGACGTGGTCGAGTCCGAGGTCGCGCCGATAGGCGGTCGACGCGGTCCGGGCGAGGGCATCGAGCCGTTCATGCCGCTGCTTCAGCCGTGCGGGCCATTTCCGCCGCCTGGACAGTTCCATACGTTGTATGGTAATCCTTGTAGAGCACTTCCATACGCAGTATGGAAAAGCATTGACCACGCCAGGCGCCGCACTTCGCCTGCATTGATGGTGCAGATCGCACCAGTCGGGAAGGGAAGACCATGAACAAGCTCACGAGGCGCATTGCTGTCACCGCTACCTCCGTGGCGGTCGCGGGTGTCGCCGTTCTCGGTGCCGGGGGCACCGCTTCGGCCGCGACTTCTGCATCCGCGCATGTCCAGCGCCCGGCCGTCAGCGTCAACGCCGACGACTACCGCTGGGACCACGGTGTCGGCTACCTGATCGACCTGGGCTACTCCTGGGACGAGATCCATGGCTGGCACCGCGACGGCCGGGATGAGATCAACGGTCGCGGCACCGCTTCGGCCGCGACTTCTGCATCCGCGCGTGTCCAGCGCCCGGCCGTCAGCGTCAACGCCGACGACTACCGCTGGGACCACGGTGTCGGCTACCTGCTCTTCGTACAGGGCTATTCCTGGGACGAGATCCGTGGCTGGCACCTCGATGGCCGGGATGAGATCAGCGGTCGCTGACCGCCGCCAGGCAGGAGCGAAAGTCGATGGAGAGTTTGAAGCCCGTCATGCAGGGGGTGGCCGTGCAGCTCGTCATCTCGCGCACCTACTCGCTATCCATGCGTATGAGCCTGCGGTACGAGACCACTGATCCCTACGTCGTCCGTGCCGCCTTTTTCACCGACACCGACGAGCCGGTCGAATGGGTCCTGGGGCGCGATCTTCTGGCTGATGGCCTGAGGGGTTCCGCCGGCTGTGGGGACGTCCGGGTCTGGTCGGCCGTCGGCCGTGGTGACCAAGCGATGTACATCGTCCTCGGGTCACCCGCGGGCACCGCTTTGCTCGAGGTTCCCGTGGAGGACGTCAAGGCCTTCTTGGAGAACACGGAGGCGGTGGTGCCACGGGGTACCGAGTCCGGACACATCGACTGGGACCTCGAGCTGGCGAACCTGTTTGCAAAGGGCTGAGAGAAGCCCCCGACCCCCGTGCCGCTGGGGACCTTTGCCCCGGCGGCAGAAGAGAAGGAAAGAGTGTTCATGTCTCAGTACCAGCTTCGTGTCTACACACTGCGCAGCCCTGAGGCGCTCGTCGCCTACGAGAACATCTGGTCCAAGCACATTCCCGGTATGGCCAAGCACAGGATCACCACACACGGCGTCTGGACGGTGCCTCCGGCCCCCGGGAGTGAGGAGCGCCAGCTGTACGCCCTCGTTTCCTATCGGGACGCCGACGACGTTCAGGAGCGGTTGCAGGCGTACTTGTCGAGCCCCGAATTCCGCGCGGACATGGAGGGCTTCGACATGGGCCAGATCGTTGGCGTCGCCGAGTCCGTGCTGACGCCCACCGCCGACTCGCCCTTGCGGTGACAGGTACCGAGCCGCTCGAAGTCTGCGGCGACCTGCTCGTTCGTGCCAGAACGCCGCGCAACTCCGCCAAGGCGCTCGCCGGACGGCAACGGGCATGGACGAGATCGGCGAGGTCGGGGGCACGGTTGCAGTTGCCGAAGACCCGGCTGAGTGCCCGTCAGTACGGGGCAGCCGACGCCCGGTGACATGGAGGCCAGCCGACCGGGGGGCGAACGGGTACCGGCACCGCGCGCCAGGCTTCGGCTGCTGCCGCGTCCGCAGATCGGCCGTCGAGTCATGTGCAAGGGTCGTAGTCCGGAGTGCGACCGAGCCGCACCGTAGCGTCCCGGGTCCTGGACACTGCCGGACGCCGTGGTCCTGGGACCGTACTAGGCCGGGGGTCATGCGCACCACCCAGGTGAGCGCACCAGGGGCAAGGGTGAGCGTGAGGTGGCGTAGGGCAGGCTTCGCCCGCAGGGCGCGCAGGAGTGCACCATCAGGTCGGCCACAGATTGGTCGCCCGGCCCAGCCGCAGCACACCGCGCATCTGCTGCGGCCGCGTGGACAGGGCCTTTCCGGATGACGGGTGGCTCCTCATGCGCCGCGGCCTAAGCCCGCCCGAGTACGGGCTGGCCTCAGGCCTCAATGCTTCAGGACTGCCCAACAAATGGCCGGCGCCCTGGCCGTCCGTCATACATCGGCGGCAAGTCGGCTCTCCAGACCCGTGATGAGCGTGTCCAGCGCTAGACGGAAGACACCGTTCTCGTCACTGCCTGGAGGGGCGAGCCCGTCTTCGCAGACAGTGGGGGGTTTGAGGCTCGACCACTGGTGGAGCGCGCCATTGAGCTCGGCGGTGAGGACACCGGTGATGACGGCGCACACGAGAGCGGCGATTTGCGGGAGCTCGGAGTGCGGCACCCCAGCGGCGTCCAGGATCGCTGCGAGCGAAACCCAGAACGGGTCTTCGGGCTGGATGAAGTCCGCCTGGTGGCTGAACGAGTAGGCCATGAGCTTGGGGTGGCGGTGCGCCAGCGTCCGGAAATCCGTGGCGAGCAGGCGGATGC
The DNA window shown above is from Streptomyces sp. NBC_01445 and carries:
- a CDS encoding ferredoxin, whose protein sequence is MQTVVDLTRCQGYAQCVFLAPDVFELHGEEGLLYATAVPDDQVERVRQAAAACPVQAILLGEEVSSGAR
- a CDS encoding TetR/AcrR family transcriptional regulator, with the translated sequence MPLTEAGIYAAALRLIDADGAEALTMRKLATALDANPMSLYHHVPNKDAVLRGVARMVGTQFRTVTLEDAPWQERIRLLATDFRTLAHRHPKLMAYSFSHQADFIQPEDPFWVSLAAILDAAGVPHSELPQIAALVCAVITGVLTAELNGALHQWSSLKPPTVCEDGLAPPGSDENGVFRLALDTLITGLESRLAADV
- a CDS encoding SpoIIE family protein phosphatase codes for the protein MTNTDHTPLAEPVSPREIPDAAIAMLDAEGTVVGWTHAARQLVGYTAREVVGRFAAHVLPPPEEALRAASHAEQCRAQGGWSGTVAVRHRVGHTLKMTLRLSLLWGQDASTQWLVSVTDIGTLSSEATNGPVRESLLARAPIGILVHDLQLHCTLVNDVMEHHVGVPRDRWFGRHLKDLFPGFEAEALEAVMQQVLESGTTKVHEYRAWPPAGRGRAHVFSASFFCLQDADGETLAVCSLSVDVTGNRRARERLAILSEARTRIGSTLDVVQTGQELAALAVPLLADHALVDLVESVPFGVEPSGRIGTTSGRLPLLRRAGLATIDPDVPELPWVREEVVHVHPASSFANALRTGGAHLEAVLDTAGPWVDHDPVRAQKVRDTGVHSLMVVPIRARRCVLGLALFFRSEEQTPFQEDDLLLAEELVTRAALCLDNALRYAHERTTALTLQRDLLPHHVRGGAAVEVASRYVPADMDHGVGGDWFDVIKLSGARVALVVGDVVGHGINAAATMGRLRTAVRTLADMELPPHELLTHLDDTVRRLNEDDADAPDQDPAVVGATCVYAVYDPVTRQCTMARAGHPPPAIIDPQGHVIFPDMPAGAPLGLGLGLVPFESVELELPEGTLLALYTDGLVESRDDDIDVGLDRLGVALARTGSSLEDLCSQVIEALPSQAPADDVTLLLARTHGLEPAQVASWELPNEPAAVRIARQAAVHQLSEWGLEYLVSTVELIVSELVTNAIRYGGGPIFLQLIQHQVLTCEVSDSNTSHPRPRRPHSIDENGRGLFLVAQLSRRWGSRSATDGKVVWAEQDLRSKAVAV
- a CDS encoding NIPSNAP family protein is translated as MSQYQLRVYTLRSPEALVAYENIWSKHIPGMAKHRITTHGVWTVPPAPGSEERQLYALVSYRDADDVQERLQAYLSSPEFRADMEGFDMGQIVGVAESVLTPTADSPLR
- a CDS encoding SsgA family sporulation/cell division regulator codes for the protein MESLKPVMQGVAVQLVISRTYSLSMRMSLRYETTDPYVVRAAFFTDTDEPVEWVLGRDLLADGLRGSAGCGDVRVWSAVGRGDQAMYIVLGSPAGTALLEVPVEDVKAFLENTEAVVPRGTESGHIDWDLELANLFAKG
- a CDS encoding TetR/AcrR family transcriptional regulator, whose protein sequence is MPQTRQALVRAGRQVLAESGGSKASVHAVAERADGGLRSVYNHFTGKSGLFDAAVDDALKE
- a CDS encoding NAD(P)/FAD-dependent oxidoreductase; this translates as MPGDLEDGRIVIVGASLAGLRAAEALREEGFTGSLTVVGDEPHPPYDRPPLSKQVLLGQATADTTGLPMRRDPDAEWRLGVRATGVDPLAKQVLLDDGESLPYDRLLITTGTRARPWPNQDEGALDGVFTLRTCEDGAALAERLAAGPERVLVIGGGFTGSEIASACRERGLEVTVAERGPAPLVGALGGTLGKLAAAMQRNHGVDLRTGVTVTALRGNGSFTGADLSDGSRVEADVCVVALGAIRNVEWLAESGLAAGPRGIACDAGCRAFDMYGIVTDDVFAAGDVSRFPHPLFGYQMLSLEHWGNAVEQAEVAAHNMVSPGPLRRPHLAIPTFWSTQFGLNIKSVGVPTYSDHVVIAQGSLEARRLAMVYGYQGRVTAAVTVDMAKSLDYYRHLIETAAPFPPPPGAADRAIAADIAVPSDVPDPSGLSHGPTVALTGYLPDRRLTVVQPTR
- a CDS encoding cytochrome P450 is translated as MPSETLLARITDYASRPNPYPLYAELREAGPVVQQADGSYLVGTYHEIASLLHDPRMSADPRSRGEVTHKPPFLRLDDPEHHRLRTLAMRPFGPPHNPGRVDAMRGEIDRITKELMESFEAGRQIDVVDDFAYPLPVTVICRLLGVPHEDEPLFRAWSDALVAAADVRPEQDTTETDKAGDQARIEMGGYLVNLAEQRRGKPSDDMLSAFINEPDPALRLTQEELAETAVLLLIAGHETTVNLITNGVLTLLRQPEHLDQLRRDPDLLPRAVEELLRYEPPVHIRERIPLADIDVAGTPIAQGTPVVLVLASGNRDPRRFHDPERFDPTRPDNEHLGFGSGIHVCYGAPLARIEAQAALGALLPHLGTARLVQDPPPYRQNAMLRGPRHLPIQL